The following coding sequences lie in one Azospirillum humicireducens genomic window:
- a CDS encoding methyl-accepting chemotaxis protein → MLLVFVAGSALLLKSMRTSQEVANQDKVRAVVEVAMGVVRYFEDRSAKGEMSVEDAQTKARDVIRTMRHGSRSDYFFITSPDNKLLVHGVQPQLEGRDFGGVRDVNGVPYARMLGEAARAGGGHVYFSWQRNADEAPLLKVAYAAMSPGWKWVVGSGVFVDHIEADFRAHALEAALIAAMLGGIAALMALLIARSITKPLTRLTQVMRRLADGDVDVAVTDSSRRDEIGEMAAAMSVFKDRAAENHTLRLQQEEMRVKAQADRAALLAKLADSFERSIGEVVRLVTASAGTMRVTARTLTDSASVATDRSSAAFQAADSAKASIGSVAAAAEELTSSISEIGRQAGVSSEIAHRAVDEASKTNQIMDGLVRAANEVGEVVSLINSIAGQTNLLALNATIEAARAGEHGKGFAVVASEVKGLAGQTARATEDIQRKISEIQQATDAAVVAIRDIGGIIGQMTGIASTIAAAVEEQGAATSEISRNVHNAAEGAQAVSLNVAGANDASVDAGGKAEAMLGEADRLVGVAEKLRGEVEGFVANIRAA, encoded by the coding sequence ATGTTGCTGGTGTTCGTCGCGGGGAGTGCGCTTCTGCTGAAGTCGATGCGGACCTCCCAGGAGGTGGCCAACCAGGACAAGGTCCGCGCCGTGGTGGAAGTGGCGATGGGCGTCGTCCGCTATTTCGAGGATCGCTCGGCCAAGGGGGAAATGTCCGTCGAGGACGCCCAGACCAAGGCGCGCGATGTCATCCGCACCATGCGGCATGGCAGCCGGTCCGACTATTTCTTCATCACCAGCCCGGACAACAAGCTGCTGGTCCACGGGGTCCAGCCGCAGTTGGAGGGGCGCGACTTCGGTGGGGTTCGCGATGTGAACGGCGTTCCCTATGCCCGGATGCTGGGCGAGGCGGCACGCGCCGGCGGCGGACATGTCTATTTTTCCTGGCAGAGGAACGCGGATGAAGCGCCGCTCCTGAAGGTTGCCTATGCGGCGATGTCGCCCGGATGGAAGTGGGTGGTGGGGTCCGGCGTCTTCGTCGACCACATCGAGGCCGATTTCCGCGCCCATGCGCTTGAAGCCGCTCTGATCGCAGCGATGTTGGGCGGCATTGCGGCGCTCATGGCGCTGCTGATCGCCCGCTCCATCACCAAGCCCCTGACGCGGCTGACCCAGGTCATGCGCCGCCTTGCCGATGGCGATGTCGACGTTGCAGTGACCGATTCCAGCCGTCGAGACGAGATCGGCGAGATGGCCGCGGCCATGAGCGTGTTCAAGGATCGCGCCGCCGAGAACCATACCCTGCGCCTGCAACAGGAGGAGATGAGGGTGAAGGCGCAGGCGGACCGCGCCGCTCTGCTCGCCAAGCTGGCGGATTCGTTCGAGCGCTCGATCGGCGAGGTGGTGCGGCTGGTGACGGCCTCGGCCGGAACCATGCGGGTGACGGCGAGGACCCTGACCGACAGCGCCAGCGTCGCCACCGACCGCAGCAGCGCCGCGTTCCAGGCCGCCGATTCGGCGAAGGCCAGCATCGGTTCCGTCGCCGCAGCCGCCGAGGAATTGACCAGCTCGATCAGCGAGATCGGAAGGCAGGCCGGCGTGTCGAGCGAGATTGCCCATCGCGCGGTCGACGAGGCGAGCAAGACCAACCAGATCATGGACGGTCTCGTCCGCGCCGCCAACGAGGTGGGCGAAGTCGTCAGCCTGATCAACTCCATCGCCGGCCAGACCAATCTCCTCGCCCTGAACGCGACGATCGAGGCCGCCCGCGCCGGTGAACATGGCAAGGGATTCGCCGTGGTCGCCAGCGAGGTCAAGGGGCTGGCCGGCCAGACCGCCCGCGCCACCGAGGACATTCAGCGGAAGATTTCCGAGATCCAGCAGGCGACCGACGCGGCGGTCGTGGCGATCCGCGACATCGGCGGCATCATCGGGCAGATGACCGGCATCGCCAGCACCATCGCCGCCGCGGTCGAGGAGCAGGGGGCGGCGACCTCGGAGATTTCGCGCAATGTCCACAATGCGGCGGAGGGCGCCCAGGCGGTGTCGCTGAACGTGGCCGGCGCCAACGACGCGTCCGTCGATGCCGGCGGCAAGGCCGAGGCGATGCTCGGCGAAGCCGACCGGCTGGTGGGTGTCGCGGAGAAGCTGCGCGGCGAGGTCGAAGGCTTCGTCGCCAACATCCGGGCCGCCTGA
- a CDS encoding gamma-glutamylcyclotransferase — translation MAPDSQLPRPAWSADIAVEPGSDLWVFGYGSLMWNPEFPFVERHAATLPGYHRSFCVSSHRYRGTPERPGLVLGLDRGGSCRGIVFRVAVADVPATLDCLWEREMINRVYRPKLLQVRLRDGRSAGGLEAVRACCFVVDRDHPQYCRGLDESAVVCRIADCCGQRGPNIEYLANTVRHLDGLGIRDGRLSRLLRLASDRSRSIADG, via the coding sequence ATGGCTCCCGATTCGCAGCTGCCGCGTCCCGCCTGGTCCGCCGACATCGCGGTCGAACCCGGCAGCGACCTCTGGGTGTTCGGCTATGGCTCCCTGATGTGGAACCCGGAATTTCCCTTCGTCGAGCGGCATGCGGCGACTTTGCCGGGCTATCACCGCAGCTTCTGCGTCTCCTCCCACCGTTACCGAGGCACGCCGGAGCGGCCGGGGCTGGTTCTCGGGCTCGACCGCGGCGGCTCCTGCCGCGGCATCGTCTTCCGGGTGGCGGTGGCCGATGTGCCGGCCACGCTCGATTGCCTGTGGGAGCGGGAGATGATCAACCGCGTCTATCGGCCGAAGCTGCTGCAGGTCCGGCTGCGCGACGGCCGGTCTGCCGGGGGGCTGGAGGCGGTGCGCGCCTGTTGCTTCGTCGTCGACCGCGACCATCCGCAATATTGCCGCGGCCTGGATGAGTCCGCGGTGGTTTGTCGCATCGCCGACTGCTGCGGCCAGCGCGGACCCAACATCGAGTATCTCGCGAACACAGTCCGGCATCTGGATGGGCTGGGGATTCGGGACGGCCGGCTTTCCCGGCTTCTGCGTCTTGCTTCGGACCGAAGTCGGTCCATTGCTGATGGGTGA
- a CDS encoding DUF2125 domain-containing protein: protein MPPMRPSPATSAPRRLLTGRRIATILLLMVLLLPAVVYSLWWWQAARAVRGGLEDWVAAQRDNGAVVEHGGLSVGGFPFALRAELEKPHLATRGAEWQGARLVAEAAPWNPTRIALTFPGEQRLSVVQPGQPPIDILAPQGGNGDVTMRMSGTLERLALRFTGLTAQVAGQSVPVAALDVGAAQPDQPPAERTTAGLTVTLSADGLTLPDGMPPTLGREVKRTELTLRVMGAPPRPEPASLSAWSRNGGTVEVDRLALDWGPLGAVLSGTLALDAQLQPQAALTAEIRGAPAILDAVKPMMRPNEAAIARTVLTMLARPTGPNGEPVVTAPVTVQDRALFVGPLRVAALPRVVW from the coding sequence ATGCCACCGATGCGCCCCAGCCCCGCCACTTCCGCGCCGCGCCGCCTGCTGACCGGGCGCAGGATCGCCACGATCCTGCTGCTGATGGTCCTGCTGCTGCCGGCTGTCGTGTATAGCCTGTGGTGGTGGCAGGCGGCCCGCGCCGTACGCGGCGGGCTGGAGGACTGGGTTGCCGCGCAGCGCGACAACGGGGCGGTGGTGGAGCATGGCGGCCTGAGCGTCGGCGGTTTCCCCTTCGCCCTGCGGGCGGAACTGGAGAAGCCGCATCTGGCCACCCGCGGCGCCGAATGGCAGGGCGCGCGGCTGGTGGCGGAGGCGGCGCCCTGGAACCCCACCCGGATCGCCCTGACCTTTCCCGGCGAACAGCGGCTGTCGGTGGTGCAGCCCGGCCAGCCGCCGATCGACATCCTGGCCCCGCAGGGCGGCAATGGCGACGTGACCATGCGGATGTCGGGCACACTGGAGCGGCTCGCCCTTCGCTTCACCGGCCTGACCGCGCAGGTCGCCGGGCAGTCGGTGCCGGTCGCAGCATTGGACGTCGGCGCCGCCCAGCCGGACCAGCCGCCGGCCGAACGAACCACCGCCGGCCTGACCGTCACCCTGTCCGCCGACGGCCTGACCCTGCCCGACGGCATGCCACCGACGCTGGGCCGCGAGGTGAAGCGGACGGAACTCACCTTGCGCGTCATGGGCGCCCCGCCGCGCCCCGAACCGGCCAGCCTGTCGGCCTGGAGCCGCAACGGCGGCACGGTGGAGGTGGACCGGCTGGCGCTGGACTGGGGACCGCTGGGGGCGGTGCTGTCCGGCACGCTGGCATTGGATGCGCAGCTTCAGCCGCAGGCGGCGCTGACCGCCGAAATCCGCGGAGCGCCGGCGATCCTCGACGCGGTGAAGCCGATGATGCGCCCGAACGAGGCCGCCATCGCCCGCACCGTCCTGACCATGCTGGCCCGCCCGACCGGCCCGAATGGCGAGCCGGTGGTCACCGCCCCCGTCACTGTGCAGGACCGCGCCCTGTTCGTCGGCCCGCTGCGCGTCGCCGCCCTGCCCAGGGTCGTGTGGTGA
- a CDS encoding class II glutamine amidotransferase: protein MCRFLAYCGEPVFLETLVCTPCHSLIEQSMHAAEAKTETNGDGFGVGWYSERTEPGRYCEIRPAWSDENLQSICSHVRSHLFFAHVRAATGTAVSRANCHPFKAGRFLFMHNGQVGDWPRLRRKVEAMIPDELYGTRTGTTDSEAIFLAALGQGLERDSVGAFQRVLHAIRDEMRMLGITAPLRFTATWTDGERVWAVRWASDDKPPSLYWRRGDNGLIVVSEPVDSQRDQWRPVPPGGGLVARIGAAPEMFTFH, encoded by the coding sequence ATGTGTCGGTTTCTTGCCTATTGCGGCGAGCCTGTGTTCCTGGAAACGCTGGTCTGCACGCCCTGCCATTCCCTGATCGAACAGTCGATGCATGCCGCGGAGGCGAAGACCGAGACCAACGGTGACGGTTTCGGCGTCGGCTGGTACAGCGAGCGGACCGAGCCCGGCCGCTATTGCGAGATCCGCCCGGCCTGGTCGGACGAGAATTTGCAGTCGATCTGCAGCCATGTCCGCTCCCATCTGTTCTTCGCCCATGTACGGGCGGCCACCGGAACCGCGGTCAGCCGCGCCAACTGCCACCCCTTCAAGGCCGGGCGCTTCCTGTTCATGCACAATGGGCAGGTCGGCGACTGGCCCCGCCTGCGCCGCAAGGTGGAGGCGATGATCCCGGACGAGCTGTATGGCACCCGCACCGGCACCACCGACAGCGAGGCGATCTTCCTTGCCGCCCTCGGCCAGGGACTGGAACGGGATTCGGTCGGCGCCTTCCAGCGCGTCCTGCACGCCATCCGCGACGAGATGCGGATGCTGGGCATCACCGCCCCCCTGCGCTTCACCGCGACCTGGACCGACGGAGAGCGGGTGTGGGCGGTGCGTTGGGCGTCGGACGACAAGCCGCCGAGCCTCTACTGGCGCCGCGGCGACAACGGGCTGATCGTGGTGTCGGAGCCGGTCGATTCCCAGCGCGACCAGTGGCGTCCGGTCCCGCCCGGCGGCGGGTTGGTCGCCCGCATCGGCGCGGCGCCGGAGATGTTCACCTTTCATTGA
- a CDS encoding ATP-binding protein codes for MNRSQFDPALAQQVRDASILIVDDNQSNVDLLREILGHDGYTRVIGETDPRKVPDLCAAEPFDLLLIDIRMPHMSGFELMERLKPVFGDDYVPVLVLTAQTDQDTRRKSLELGANDFLTKPFIAWELLHRVRNMVEIRKLYRRAAEQNRELERRVSERTAELSDALEAARQADRAKLDFLAVMSHELRTPLNSIIGFADVLAGEGMGKLGHPDYLEYVKLIEDSGRALLTMVNNILDYTRGSTGSIEIQESDVNVPQLLAGCADMLAPKASAKRLALTVHPCPPFRMRIDRRRLREMVLNLLDNAVKFTQPGGHVVLAVEDRGNFVGVAVRDDGPGIPTELMGRIFNPFTQAERSLVRQHEGVGLGLPIVRRFAELHGGGVEVDSAPGRGTAVTILLPKERLLGG; via the coding sequence ATGAACAGGAGCCAGTTCGACCCGGCGCTCGCCCAGCAGGTCAGGGACGCCAGCATCCTGATCGTGGACGACAACCAGTCCAACGTCGACCTGCTGCGCGAAATCCTCGGTCACGACGGCTACACCCGCGTTATCGGCGAGACGGATCCGCGCAAGGTGCCGGACCTCTGCGCGGCCGAGCCGTTCGACCTGCTGCTGATCGACATCCGCATGCCGCACATGAGCGGCTTCGAACTGATGGAGCGGCTGAAGCCGGTCTTCGGCGACGATTACGTGCCGGTGCTGGTGCTGACCGCCCAGACCGACCAGGATACCCGGCGCAAGTCGTTGGAACTGGGTGCCAACGACTTCCTGACCAAGCCCTTCATCGCCTGGGAACTGCTGCACCGTGTCCGCAACATGGTGGAGATCCGCAAGCTCTACCGCCGCGCCGCGGAGCAGAACCGCGAGCTGGAGCGCCGGGTGTCGGAACGAACGGCCGAACTGTCGGATGCGCTGGAGGCGGCGCGCCAGGCAGACCGCGCCAAGTTGGACTTCCTGGCGGTGATGAGCCATGAGCTGCGCACACCGCTGAACTCCATCATCGGTTTCGCCGACGTGCTGGCGGGAGAGGGGATGGGCAAGCTGGGCCATCCCGACTATCTGGAATATGTGAAGCTGATCGAGGACAGCGGCCGGGCGCTGCTGACCATGGTCAACAACATCCTGGACTACACGCGCGGGTCGACCGGCTCGATCGAGATCCAGGAGAGCGACGTCAATGTCCCACAGCTGCTGGCCGGCTGCGCCGACATGCTGGCGCCGAAGGCTTCGGCCAAGCGGCTGGCGTTGACGGTGCATCCCTGCCCGCCCTTCCGTATGCGGATCGACCGCCGCCGGCTGCGCGAGATGGTGCTGAACCTGCTGGACAATGCGGTCAAGTTCACCCAGCCCGGCGGCCATGTGGTGCTGGCGGTGGAGGACCGCGGCAATTTCGTCGGCGTTGCCGTGCGCGACGACGGTCCCGGCATCCCGACCGAATTGATGGGCCGCATCTTCAACCCATTCACCCAGGCCGAACGCTCGCTGGTCCGCCAGCATGAGGGCGTCGGGTTGGGCCTCCCCATCGTCCGGCGCTTCGCCGAGCTGCATGGCGGCGGCGTCGAGGTCGACAGCGCGCCGGGGCGGGGAACGGCGGTGACGATCCTGCTGCCGAAGGAGCGGCTGCTGGGGGGCTGA
- a CDS encoding DNA polymerase III subunit chi, with amino-acid sequence MTEVRFYHLQRRTMEQALPKILEKVLERNWRAVVLAGSPERVDMLNQHLWTYDPGSFLPHGAARDGFADKQPVWLTDADENPNGATVLVTVDGCVSDRMDSYDLVCDLFDGNDDEAVLAARQRWKACKSAGHSLTYWQQTERGGWEKRA; translated from the coding sequence ATGACCGAAGTCCGCTTCTACCATCTGCAACGGCGCACGATGGAGCAGGCGCTGCCCAAGATCCTGGAAAAGGTTCTTGAGCGCAACTGGCGCGCCGTCGTGCTCGCCGGGTCGCCGGAGAGGGTGGACATGCTGAACCAGCATCTGTGGACCTACGATCCCGGCTCCTTCCTGCCGCATGGGGCGGCGCGCGACGGCTTCGCCGACAAACAGCCGGTGTGGCTGACCGATGCCGACGAGAACCCCAACGGCGCCACCGTGCTGGTGACGGTGGACGGCTGTGTCAGCGACCGGATGGACAGCTACGACCTTGTCTGCGACCTGTTCGACGGCAATGACGACGAGGCGGTGCTGGCCGCCCGCCAGCGCTGGAAGGCCTGCAAGTCGGCAGGCCATTCCTTGACCTACTGGCAGCAGACCGAGCGCGGCGGCTGGGAAAAGCGGGCCTGA
- a CDS encoding leucyl aminopeptidase, producing MKFSFAKPSLPASGVLAVTVAADRGLGPLGRELDLKTGGALARAMAAARFTGKKDETLTLLAPAGTELDRILLVGIGKGADLTDLILQAAGGAIAVQLDKAADEAALLVELPEGATQSPAAAAAEIAFGAQLRSYKFDKYRTNDRKADKKEPKPSLRKLTLLVEEEGAAKAAFKKLDTLADAIRFTRDLVSEPANVIYPESLAEKTKELEQFGVEVEILDQKKLKKIGMGALLGVAQGSAFEPRVVVMRWNGNPDADDKRPVAFIGKGVTFDSGGISIKGAAGMEDMKWDMGGSATVIGTMYALAARKAKVNAIGIVGLVENMPSGTAQRPGDIVTSLSGQTIEVINTDAEGRLVLADCLWYAQDVYKPKLMVDLATLTGAVIVALGHEHAGLFANDDELATNLTAAGLKVGQPVWRMPLGDAYDKEIESPAADMKNTGSGGGAGSIVGAQFLKRFVNDVPWAHIDIAGVAWAKKDGATVPKGASAFGVRLLDRFVADFHEA from the coding sequence ATGAAGTTCTCCTTCGCCAAGCCGTCCCTGCCTGCTTCCGGCGTGCTTGCCGTGACCGTCGCCGCCGACCGCGGTCTCGGCCCGCTCGGGCGCGAGCTCGATCTGAAGACCGGCGGGGCGTTGGCCCGCGCCATGGCCGCCGCCCGCTTCACCGGCAAGAAGGACGAGACGCTGACGCTGCTTGCCCCGGCCGGGACCGAGCTGGACCGCATCCTGCTGGTCGGCATCGGCAAGGGTGCGGACCTGACCGACCTGATCCTCCAGGCTGCCGGCGGCGCGATTGCCGTTCAGCTGGACAAGGCCGCCGACGAGGCGGCGCTGCTGGTCGAGCTGCCCGAGGGCGCCACGCAGTCGCCGGCCGCCGCCGCGGCCGAGATCGCCTTCGGCGCGCAGCTGCGCTCCTACAAGTTCGACAAGTACCGGACCAACGACCGGAAGGCCGACAAGAAGGAGCCGAAGCCCAGCCTGCGCAAGCTGACGCTGCTGGTCGAGGAAGAGGGCGCCGCCAAGGCCGCCTTCAAGAAGCTGGACACGCTGGCCGACGCCATCCGCTTCACCCGCGATCTGGTGTCGGAGCCGGCCAACGTCATCTATCCGGAAAGCCTCGCCGAGAAGACGAAGGAGCTGGAGCAGTTCGGTGTCGAGGTCGAGATCCTCGACCAGAAGAAGCTGAAGAAGATCGGCATGGGCGCCCTGCTGGGCGTCGCCCAGGGCAGCGCCTTCGAGCCGCGCGTGGTCGTCATGCGCTGGAACGGCAACCCCGACGCCGACGACAAGCGTCCGGTCGCCTTCATCGGCAAGGGCGTGACCTTCGACAGCGGCGGCATCTCGATCAAGGGTGCGGCCGGCATGGAAGACATGAAGTGGGACATGGGCGGCTCCGCCACCGTGATCGGCACCATGTATGCGCTGGCCGCCCGCAAGGCGAAGGTCAACGCCATCGGCATCGTCGGGTTGGTGGAGAACATGCCGTCGGGCACGGCGCAGCGTCCGGGCGACATCGTCACCTCGCTGTCGGGCCAGACCATCGAGGTCATCAACACCGACGCCGAGGGCCGCCTGGTGCTGGCCGACTGCCTGTGGTACGCGCAGGACGTCTACAAGCCCAAGCTGATGGTCGATCTCGCCACCCTGACCGGTGCCGTCATCGTGGCGCTCGGCCATGAGCATGCCGGCCTGTTCGCCAACGACGACGAGCTTGCCACGAACCTGACGGCCGCCGGCCTGAAGGTGGGCCAGCCGGTGTGGCGCATGCCGCTGGGCGACGCCTATGACAAGGAGATCGAATCGCCGGCCGCCGACATGAAGAACACCGGATCGGGCGGCGGGGCCGGCAGCATCGTCGGCGCGCAGTTCCTGAAGCGCTTCGTCAACGACGTGCCCTGGGCCCACATCGACATCGCCGGCGTCGCCTGGGCGAAGAAGGACGGCGCCACGGTTCCGAAGGGGGCCTCCGCCTTCGGCGTGCGTCTGCTCGACCGTTTCGTGGCGGACTTCCACGAGGCGTGA
- a CDS encoding RsmB/NOP family class I SAM-dependent RNA methyltransferase, producing the protein MTPAARLQAVIDLLTEIDETPRPADAVMSAYFRNRRYIGSKDRTAVAQMAYAILRRHARLGWWIERGGYERPTPRARVLAYLLLEENRNAGVVLEMFSGGKFAPARLTDDELAMVGKLESHTMDHPDMPETVRVECPDWAEAAMRASLGDRFGVEMEKLLEAAPLDLRINPLKANQQSAIKALAKAQITAETTRWSPLGLRVKGRPPLGSVDAFKDGLVEIQDEGSQLVALAVAPKPGHQVVDFCAGAGGKTLAVAALMKNKGRVVACDVLDKRLKRAAERFRRAGLHNIEAHPLTSERDPWVKRHKRKFDRVLVDAPCSGTGTWRRNPDARWRQLGPGLEQLLPLQANILDSAARLVKPGGRLIYATCSMLHDENEAQVEAFLQTHHDFVVKPVAEVWAEEEAGAPPVEGPYLRLTPAKHDTDGFFAAVLERRAEETVSQESVSDVGVEQGEVDPVELGKAIDA; encoded by the coding sequence ATGACACCCGCCGCCCGCCTCCAGGCGGTCATCGATCTGCTGACCGAGATCGACGAGACCCCTCGCCCCGCCGACGCGGTGATGAGCGCCTATTTCCGCAACCGCCGCTACATCGGGTCGAAGGACCGCACCGCCGTCGCCCAGATGGCCTATGCGATCCTGCGCCGCCATGCGCGGCTCGGCTGGTGGATCGAGCGCGGCGGCTACGAGCGTCCCACCCCGCGCGCCCGCGTGCTGGCCTATCTGCTGCTGGAAGAGAACCGCAACGCCGGCGTGGTGCTGGAGATGTTCAGCGGCGGCAAGTTCGCCCCCGCCCGCCTGACCGACGACGAGCTGGCGATGGTCGGCAAGCTGGAAAGCCACACGATGGACCATCCCGACATGCCGGAGACGGTGCGGGTGGAGTGTCCGGATTGGGCGGAAGCGGCGATGCGCGCCTCGCTGGGCGACCGCTTCGGGGTGGAGATGGAGAAGCTCTTGGAGGCGGCCCCGCTCGACCTGCGCATCAACCCGCTGAAGGCCAACCAGCAGAGCGCCATCAAGGCGCTGGCCAAGGCGCAGATCACGGCGGAGACCACGCGCTGGTCGCCTCTGGGCCTGCGGGTGAAGGGCCGGCCGCCGCTGGGCAGCGTCGACGCCTTCAAGGACGGTCTGGTCGAGATCCAGGACGAGGGCTCGCAGCTGGTGGCGCTGGCGGTTGCGCCGAAGCCCGGCCATCAGGTGGTCGATTTCTGCGCCGGGGCCGGCGGCAAGACTCTGGCCGTCGCCGCGCTGATGAAGAACAAGGGCCGCGTCGTCGCCTGCGACGTGCTGGACAAGCGCCTGAAGCGCGCGGCCGAGCGGTTCCGCCGCGCCGGCCTGCACAACATCGAAGCGCATCCGCTCACCAGCGAGCGCGACCCCTGGGTGAAGCGCCACAAGCGCAAGTTCGACCGCGTGCTGGTCGACGCCCCCTGCTCCGGCACCGGCACCTGGCGCCGCAATCCGGATGCCCGCTGGCGCCAGCTCGGGCCGGGGCTGGAGCAGCTGCTGCCGCTGCAGGCCAACATCCTCGACAGCGCGGCGCGTCTGGTGAAGCCGGGCGGGCGGCTGATCTACGCCACCTGCTCGATGCTGCATGACGAGAACGAGGCGCAGGTCGAAGCCTTCCTGCAGACCCACCACGACTTCGTCGTGAAGCCGGTCGCCGAGGTGTGGGCGGAGGAGGAGGCCGGCGCCCCGCCGGTCGAAGGGCCGTATCTGCGCCTGACCCCGGCGAAGCACGACACCGACGGTTTCTTCGCCGCCGTGCTGGAACGCCGCGCGGAAGAGACCGTCTCGCAGGAGAGCGTGTCGGATGTCGGCGTGGAGCAGGGCGAGGTCGATCCGGTCGAGCTGGGCAAGGCGATCGACGCGTGA
- a CDS encoding murein transglycosylase A gives MAAAAGVACARVLKRAGRLSLVAGLLATLAACAGTAPMVEGQRPTAQRPTLDQVAPDFRHLAGWIDDDHAQAVPAVQRTCGWVRNQPPGKPLGQLRAAGTTDDWRAICAAARDLPPGDSEAARRFFEAFFAPRDVSKGEDGLFTGYYEIELHGSWTRTERYNVPLYRMPPRGKRGLPTRARIEAGALKGKGLELMWVDDPIAAFFLEIQGSGRAIMADGSVVGIHYAGQNGHSYYPIGRHIIDIGDATPEQMSLQLIRRWLKDHPAEAQRVMNLNPSYVFFRVKPEVGARGSRNMGLTPGRSLAVDAEHIPLGVPLWLEVRDAPVPGGAIRRLVVAQDTGGAIKGPVRGDLFWGHGPQAEDGAGVMKARGRYTMLGPRNLSVETAQRKG, from the coding sequence ATGGCGGCTGCGGCTGGGGTGGCGTGTGCGCGTGTGTTGAAGCGGGCCGGCAGGCTGTCGCTGGTCGCGGGGCTTCTGGCGACGCTGGCGGCCTGCGCCGGCACCGCCCCGATGGTCGAGGGGCAGCGCCCGACGGCTCAGCGCCCGACGCTGGATCAGGTGGCGCCCGACTTCCGCCATCTCGCCGGCTGGATCGACGACGACCATGCCCAGGCGGTGCCCGCGGTGCAGCGCACCTGCGGCTGGGTGAGGAACCAGCCGCCCGGTAAGCCGCTGGGGCAGCTGCGCGCCGCCGGCACCACCGACGACTGGCGGGCAATCTGCGCCGCCGCCCGCGACCTGCCCCCCGGCGACAGCGAGGCGGCGCGCCGCTTCTTCGAGGCGTTCTTCGCGCCGCGCGACGTCAGCAAAGGCGAGGACGGCCTGTTCACCGGCTATTACGAGATCGAACTGCACGGCAGTTGGACGCGCACCGAGCGCTACAACGTCCCGCTCTACCGCATGCCGCCGCGCGGCAAACGCGGCCTCCCCACCCGCGCCCGGATCGAGGCCGGCGCGCTGAAGGGCAAGGGTCTGGAGCTGATGTGGGTGGACGACCCCATCGCCGCCTTCTTCCTGGAGATCCAGGGATCCGGCCGGGCGATCATGGCCGACGGGTCGGTGGTCGGGATCCATTACGCCGGCCAGAACGGTCACAGCTATTACCCGATCGGCCGCCATATCATCGACATCGGCGACGCCACGCCGGAGCAGATGTCGCTGCAGCTGATCCGCCGCTGGCTGAAGGACCATCCGGCGGAGGCCCAGCGGGTGATGAACCTCAACCCCTCCTACGTCTTCTTCAGGGTGAAGCCGGAGGTCGGCGCCCGCGGCTCCCGCAACATGGGGCTGACGCCCGGCCGCAGTCTCGCCGTGGATGCGGAGCATATCCCGCTGGGCGTGCCGCTCTGGCTGGAGGTGCGCGACGCCCCGGTGCCGGGCGGCGCCATCAGGCGGCTGGTGGTGGCGCAGGACACCGGCGGCGCCATCAAGGGCCCGGTGCGCGGCGACCTGTTCTGGGGCCACGGCCCGCAGGCGGAGGACGGGGCCGGCGTGATGAAGGCGCGCGGCCGCTACACCATGCTGGGGCCGCGCAACCTGTCGGTCGAGACCGCCCAGCGGAAGGGATGA
- a CDS encoding GNAT family N-acetyltransferase, whose amino-acid sequence MTTAGGNIRLDRLTDLPDRDAALAALVEIFFASTSRTEFASDAERAAFLATWTGWYVDDAPRDIWMAVADDGLVVGYLTGCKDSAGAPELARRIPKYEVFADRFAAYPAHFHVNVRPGWREHGLGRRLVDRFAGDCRADGLPGVHLITAVFARNVEFYQRAGFTDACQRGPLLFLGRTLKT is encoded by the coding sequence GTGACGACGGCTGGAGGGAACATCCGGCTGGACCGGCTGACCGACCTGCCCGACCGCGATGCGGCGCTGGCGGCGCTGGTGGAGATCTTCTTCGCCTCCACCAGCCGGACGGAGTTCGCCTCGGATGCCGAACGCGCCGCCTTCCTCGCCACCTGGACCGGCTGGTATGTGGATGATGCGCCGCGGGACATCTGGATGGCGGTGGCGGATGACGGGCTGGTGGTGGGCTACCTCACCGGCTGCAAGGACAGCGCCGGCGCCCCGGAGCTTGCCCGCCGCATTCCGAAATACGAAGTCTTCGCCGACCGTTTCGCCGCCTACCCCGCCCATTTCCATGTGAATGTCCGGCCGGGCTGGCGGGAGCACGGGCTCGGCCGCCGGCTGGTCGACCGTTTCGCCGGGGATTGCCGGGCCGACGGCCTGCCCGGCGTGCATCTGATCACCGCCGTCTTCGCCCGCAATGTCGAGTTCTACCAGCGCGCCGGCTTCACCGACGCCTGCCAGCGCGGGCCGCTGCTGTTCCTGGGCCGGACGCTGAAGACCTGA